In Nostoc piscinale CENA21, the genomic stretch TATCAATGGCATCGTTTCCACCCACATTCTGTGGACTAATACCGTTGAAGCCATTGGGTTGCACAAATTGGACTCGATAATCTCCTGGTTGCAGGTTGGTGAATGAATACAGTCCATTACCATCGGTTGTAGTTGTGGCGATGACATTCCCAGCAGCATTTAACAGGTTGACTGTGGCATTGCTAATTCCACTTTCTCCTGCATCTTGAATGCCGTTGGCGTTTTTGTCTTCAAAGACGAAATTACCTAAACTGGCTAGGGCGACTAAGCCTGCATCTAATGTGCCGTTGAATTCTCCTGATGTTAGGGTGACTGTTTGGGTGATACCTGTGCTGGGGTTGGCATCACTGTCTAATGCGTCATCATTGCCTTGGTTGGCTGCTGAGAATACGTAACCTGTCGGGGCTGTGAATCTGACTTGGTAGTTCCTGGAATTAAGCCACTGAATTGATAGCCTCCACTACCATCGGTTGTGGTTGTAGCGATGACATTACCATTACTGGGGTTGATGAGTTCGACTTTGACTGCACCAACTCCAACTTCTCCTGTATCTTGAATGCCGTTGTTGTTGGCATCGTTGAATACGAAGTCTCCTAATGCTGCTGTTTTGTAGAACCCAGCATCAACTGTGGTGTCATTTTCTCCTGGTGACAGGTTGACTGTATCGGAGGTTAATCCATCACTATCAATGGCATCGTTTCCACCCACATTCTGTGGACTAATACCGTTGAAGCCATTGGGTTGCACAAATTGGACTCGATAATCTCCTGGTTGCAGGTTGGTGAATGAATACAGTCCATTACCATCGGTTGTAGTTGTGGCGATGACATTCCCAGCAGCATTTAACAGGTTGACTGTGGCATTGCTAATTCCACTTTCTCCTGCATCTTGAATGCCGTTGGCGTTTTTGTCTTCAAAGACGAAATTACCTAAACTGGCTAGGGCGACTAAGCCTGCATCTAATGTGCCGTTGAATTCTCCTGATGTTAGGGTGACTGTTTGGGTGATACCTGTGCTGGGGTTGGCATCACTGTCTAATGCGTCATCATTGCCTTGGTTGGCTGCTGAGAATACGTAACCTGTCGGGGCTGTGAATCTGACTTGGTAGTTTCCTGGGGTGAGGTTACTGAATTGATAGCCTCCACTACCATCGGTTGTGGTTGTAGCGATGACATTACCATTACTGGGGTTGATGAGTTCGACTTTGACTGCACCAACTCCAACTTCTCCTGTATCTTGAATGCCGTTGTTGTTGGCATCGTTGAATACGAAGTCTCCTAAACTTGCCTTCCTATAGATACCTGCATCAATAGTACGATTGAACTCATGTGGATTCAGCTTGATGATTTGTGTCTGACCGGTGAGTGGGTCAGCATCAGAATCGGTTGTATCATTACCTTGATTGGAGGGGGTAAAGACAAAACCTGTTGGTAGATTGCTAAAGGTAACTTGGTACTCTACACCAGGCAGAAGAAGTGGAAATAGATAAGAACCATTGGCATCTGTGGTTGTGGTGACAGTAGTGTCATCTGCTGTACCGATTACACCATCTTTGCCACCGCCAATGAGGGTAACAGTAACACCTTCCACACCCGCTTCATTGCCATCCTGAATACCATTAGCATTGAGGTCTTCCCAGACAAAATCACCTAGAGCTGCCGTCTTGAGAATATTAATCGTACTTTGTGCAACATTAGTTCCAGCTTGGTTAACAGGAACAACAATAATTGCGATATCTTGAGGTATGCCATTTTGGCTAATACCCGGTACAAAGCCTGCACCATTTTGAAGGGCTGTATTAACCAGCTCATTAACTCGGTTTTGATTATATGCACCTACTGTACTTAATATCCCGGAAGAAAAGCTGTTCTCCAGTAAAGTCCAGATAGCTACCTGTAAATCGCCAGAGGTATAAGCACCAAAACCTCCAGAAGATGTTTGTCCAACGAATTTCTGATTGATTAGCCAGTTAATCTCATCTAGGTTTTGGGGTTTATCAATTATCCCTGTGGGCAATGGGTCATCATAGCTAGAATAAACTTGCGCTTGGTAGGTTTGCCCCGGAACTATAGTTTGATTGGCATCAATGCAATAAGTGTCATATAGTCCGTTAAGGAAATTACCATTGGTGATTGTGAGATCCACATAGCTTGGCCCATCACCACCAGAACCTGGGTAAGCGACTACGATATTTACATTGTTGTCCGGTAATGTTGACTTTAAAGCTTGCAATAGCTCATTAGTTAAAGACATTGAAAGGCTCCGCAAAATTAGATTCAGCGAATCTAAGCGAGTCAAGGAATTATAAATAAATGTAGGGAACAAATTATCTTTAAAATATCATCTCAGTAATCTACGTAATTTTTTAACTTTAAATATTTTTTTTAATCAAAACAACATAAAATTTATGAAAGTCATTAGACCCAAGAATTTTATGGTTGCTAAAAAAAATAGTGTATGATATAAATTCTAAGCATGAGTACTAATGAGTTTAGCTGTGATTGCTAAAATATTTTGTTTCGCTACCAGAGTAAAAAAATGAAGTTTTTATAGGTGCATAAATTAATTTTTCCAACAAGACCAAGAAATCGGCTCTTCCATAGATATTATGCCAAAGTTTAAACTCAAATTAAGTATTTGTCTTAAAAATCAAGGGTTTTAGCCAGTTAGGGCTTAGGTTTTCTCCCAAGAGTTAAAACGTCAAGTTAAAAGCTGTATTTCTTACCCAGCAAGGGATCTGATCTGTAGCTATTTTTAGAATAACAATTAATGAAAAACTAAAAAATATAAGTTTTGCTTGTTTAAACAAATAAAATAGTTTATTTATTCTTACTACTGTAACCAAAAAAACGGAATATTTAATATTGAGTTTTATGCTTTATTGGCTAAAGCAATGAGGTTAGATTTTTACTAAGTACTACAATAGAAAAAATTACGATTGAGTATCTGCTAATAATAATCAATATGCAATGCCCGTATAACAAGATTTAAACCTTTGAGATTTTAAGATAAAAGCAGATGTCAAGGTTTGCATGAGGCATAAACTAGTTATAGAGTTTTGACCATAATTTGCTTTCATAATTCGTTGGCTATTAAGATGAATGGCGAAAAAGTTTACTGCGTCACATCGCCGCTAACTAACTCAAGAGTCGGAATGACAGTTAATTTGCCATCACAATAAACTTTGGCTTGGAAAGGTAAGATTTTTTTCAGGGCTGATAGCCTCAAACAACATTTTTGAAGTAAGGGACTTAACCGACTTCTTGGTTTTACACCCAGCTTTTGTAGTTGTTTGGTTTTCAGAGTAAGTTCTCCCACTAGCCTTTTTATTTTCCTGGTTTTACCGATTTTTGTTTTTGTTGTTTGTTCGATAAAAAAAGAGCAGCCCATTGCGCGGATTTCCCCCATTGTAGTGACTGCGGGCTATTTCTGGGCTGACTAGTTCCAGGATTTGACTGCGAATTGTTTTTTCTATACCTTCAAGGTCTATCAGCTTACTTTTGTCTGCTTTTTCATACAGCAGTGTTGCTAATTCTTATAAGCAAGTTTTCAGCTGTTCTTGTTTATCCTAGTTCATCATTACTGATTCATACTTGTTTGTCTCTCTTATCTTCTCCTAAAACTTGTATATCTTCCAAAATGTGGATGCTCCCGATTAAACTCGCTGTAGGACATAAAGCTATCCTTCAGTGTCGAGAGTTTTTAATTGAACACACTAATTATGTTGTCGGGAAATGCCAGCACAAGTTAAAGATGGTTGCATTTGATTGGGAAAGTTATCTGCAACAAGTTCAATTTTGCCTTGAGGATTACGTCGCCAGCCAGTTGCTTGGACAAGCACTGCTTGAGGTTTTGGTATTTGTGCTTGTGCGGCTTGTTTTGTCTGGAAAGCAGAGATATCACGGATATCAGACCAAGTGCGTAGACACAAAGCGTCTTGTCGCTAGACATCGCTCCTCAGTTCTTGTGTGGGATTTTGTGGGACACCACCTCTTCCTGTCGCAACAAAACTGCTGTCACTATTTCCAGCACAACCACTAGCAATTTGTTGAGATGGATCAGTGACATTTGCTGGTAATGCTACTAAACCCGAATTAGGATCAACATCGACAGTATTGACTTGCACTGTACCATTTACCCTAAATTGCGAACTAGCAGTAATATAACTTTTGGGCGTGATTTGGTCACGAAATTTTAATCCATAAATACCTTGAGTCGTAATTTGGATATTACCACCACTTCCCAAGACAGCATTTGCAGAAATGTCGCTGTTTTCCTTGGCTACACCCACAATAAACCCGGCATTAATATTAATATTTCCCCCTGTGGAAGCACCAAGGGCATTAGTAACGATTTTACTGCCATAACGTAATAGCAATACCTCATTGATCTCAAGGTGAATATTTCCTTGATTACCGCCATTGACCTCCGAACGCAGACTTGCTCCATTTTTGAGGAAGATATTATTAGCAGTAATATCCAAATTACCAGCATCGCCGCTACCTGTATTACTAACAGTGATTTCGGCACTATCTCTGACTTGAACAAAATCTGATTTGATAATGACAGAACCAGCAGCAAAACTACTAGCAGAAGAAGCTGCGATTGCACTGTTGAGATAGCTACCATTAACTAAGTTTTGGGAAGTTCCTTGTAAATCAACATTTTTGACTTTCAAGTCAATACTACCAGCACTTCGCTACAATTGTACCACCTGTGACAGTATACATACTACTTCCAGACACTGTGGTGCTAAGGGTATTATCAGGGATGACTTGCGCGTCAACACTGCTGTTACAAATAGTAGATAGGAAAATTGCACCAATGAAGCTTAAGCCAGCCAAAGTTAGTCTCATCAACTTATCTGTAATATTCAACTGTGCATCTAGTTTTCCCAGCTTATGATTTTGTTATTTCAGAAATTTTGTAACTTTATTATGATTTTTACTTAATCTTTAAGTGTGGCTGAAGTTTTTGATCCAATCTTGCTTTTGCAGATGCTCTGACAACTCGATGTGCATCTTGCAAGAGAATTTGGAGAATTTCTGTGGTTACTTGCGGATGTTGGCTAATAACATAAAGTTCATACCAAGGAAATGAACGTAATTTTTGTAAATTTTGAGTTAAATATTCAATAGGTGCGGCGGGATGTTGGAGAAGAGCCAAACGAAATGGTATTGTGTCGAGGTTATGAAACTTTGGTTCGATAAAATTAGCTAGATATTTACTGGCAATGGTAGGTGCAATTTGAATTAATCTTTTAACTGCTGCTATAAAAACCTTATGCTCTTTACGCTTATGATCAGACGGAGGACAGATATATTCATAATGGTCATATTGATAATTCTCAGCCAAAATTTCTAGTATATGAATTGGGGTATTGATATTATTGGCAACAGCTATTTGCACAAATTGATTTCTGTCTTTAGCAAGTCTTTCTAAGTAGTTCTCACTCTTTGGACTACTATACGCTTCTATTATCCGAGGATTTTTAGCAACAGCTTCACGGATTAGTACTGATTTATGCTTGGCTAGTTCAGCTAATTTTGGCAGTGGTGTATGCTCATTAATAGCCTCATTGTATTGAATGATAAAATCACTTGTATTCCCATTGACTGCCAATTTTTCTTGGTATATTTTTAAGGCATATTGACGAACTTCTACATGTTTATCGTATAATGATTTCTCGATAAATGCTGGTGAGATATTGAGATTTTGTAACATCAATAAGCGTAATCGATATTCTTTAAATTTGGCTATCCTCTCGCAAATTTCATCAGAGATGTGAGGATGAGAAGCTACTGCTGCATGTACATCTACACTCCGGATATCTAAAATTTCTAATAATAATTTTGATGAGATATCAGGACTGCAAACCACCTGTTGACAAATATTACGTACTGCTTCCCAATAAATATCAACTGGTGTAATTCTCAGCAGTTCTAATAATTGAGGAATTGGAGTCATTGCACTTGTGGCTAGTGCATATTGTTCTTGTTGAGATATTTCTTCAATTTGAGTTCCTTCATAGCTATGTGGTTCGCTAAAAAAATCTCCAGTGTAGATAAATATTATGAGGTTTTGTCTGAGGAAAGTGTAACTGTAATTGCCGCTGTAATTCTTGTGGAAGAGCAGGATTATAGGCAAGTTTTTGCAGTATACGGCTATCTTGGTTGTGGTAAAGAAGCAGTAAAATTTTTTAATGGAGTATGAGGATTTTTAGCTATATTAGCACGTACAAATATATTGCGATCGCCTGATAATTGCTCTAGACATTCTGGCGGTGTTTGGCTATTTAACGCCACTGCTTGACGAACACGAACGCTCTTATCTTGAGTTAGCTGTTTGAGTATATCGAAATCAGCACGAGGATGACTAGCAACACATTCTCTGATTCTCCAATCAGCAGATTGAACTAATATTTTTAGGTCACTTAATTCTAAATTGGGATGTCTGGCAACTCGCACCCTAATAAATGACCATTTACTACTACAAAGTTCTCGTAACTTTTCTACTTGTGTATGAGGATGGGTGGCTAAAAATCTTTCTTGAAAAAAATCATTAACTATTGACCGTGGTAAACTAGGATTACGCATAGCAGCTTCCCTTATTACCCGACTATGATGATGGGCAAGTTTAATTAAACATTCAATAGGTGTGTTTTTATTTTTAGCAACTTCAATGAGAGTGGTAATATTAATTTTGATATTTAACAATTGCTGTAAATATGCTGGTGGAGCATCAATAAATTTAACAATGGCTACTTGCACATATTCTGAAGTTTTAGTGAGTTGTAAATCAGGTGTAATTCCCAACTGCCACAAAATAAATTGATAATAGTGTCCTTTAGAATGGCTACTGCCATAACATCCCACTTCTGAAAAGTTAGAAAAGCTCGCTTCGATAATCTGTGGTAGTTTATTTTCTGCATATTCTTGCCAGCCTGAATCCATTTCTCCGGCAATATTGACGTGCATTTTAATCAATTCATGAATAAACGCATCACAAGAGGGATTTTCTGCTGCTAATTGTAATACTTGTTTACTAGCTTGAGGATTCTGCACAATTCCTAATAAATGATAATGATATCCAGAAATTGCGAATCTGTGTAACCATTCTTGAGGTGCATCTTCACAAGCTAAAATTGTCTGTAGAGATGAACCGGGAATTACTAATTCTGGATTTTCTAAATCTAGTGTGGGGAAAATAGGATTGTGCAGAAATTCTTGAGGAAATTCTTCTGCTAAAAGAAATAAAATATATGGTGGAGTATGAGGATTTCCAGCTACAGCTTGACGGACTTTTATATCTTTATGTCTTGCTAATTTTGTTAATAATTCTGGTGCAGTATTCAGACTTTTGGCAACAGCAATTTCTGATTGATCATTGACTTGCATCAATTCCACCACTCATCCTTTGATAGACTAATATTGTGTTCGCTATTGAGGAACGGCTTTACAGGTTAATTGTGTTGGTAGGGGAATAGAAGATTTATTAGCCACTAGTTCAATTGTACCATCATTCCGACGATATACACCTGTTGCTTGGACAAGCGTTTCTGGAGATTTTGGTATTTGTGTTTGTGCTGGTTTTGGGGTGTGGAATGCAGAGATATCACGAGTATCTGACCAGGTGCGATCGCTCCTCACTTCCTGCGTCGGATTTTGCGGTACACCACCGCGCCCTGTAGCGACAAAACTACTACCGTTGGTATCTGCACATCCGCTAGCAATTTGTTGAGATGGGTCACTTACATTTGCTGGCAACTCTACTAAACCTGAATTGGGATCAACACCAACGTTATTTACTTGCACTGTACCATTCACCCCAAATTGGGAACTGGCAGTAATATCATTTTCTGGTGTCAGTTGCGGACGATATTCTAAGCCGATAATCCCCTGAGTGATGATTTGAATATTGCCACCTCTACCTCGAACAGCATTGGCAATAATGTCACTATCTTCTAAACCGACGATGATGGGTGCATTGATATTGATATTACCGCCATTACCCGTACCGCCTGCTGTGGCCGTAATTTTACTGCGATCGCGCATCAGCAGCAAACTTCCTACTTGCAAGTTAATATCACCACCATTACCAGATTCTGTTTGTGCCTGAATTAAAGCTTGATTTTTTAATTGAATCTGATCTGCGTTGATATGCAGATTGCCTGCGTTACCAGTACCTTGACTAGTAACACTGACTGTTCCATTATCAGTTAATGTCAGCTTAGGTGTATTAATGCTGACATTACCAGCATTTGCCGTCAGTATATCTGGTAAAACAAACAATTGCCGTAACTGGGGACTTAAACGGACAGCAGAAGAATTGATATTACTGTTATTGTTACTACTGCTACCACTAATGGCGATCGCCTCCCTGGCATTGATTTGGACGTTTCCGGCATTACCTTGAAAGAATACCGATGAACCAATTGATCCACCATTCAATATTTGTAATTTGCCAGTATCTATAATCAAATCTTGGGTATTTCCAGTCGCAAAACTAGTTAGACTAATACTGCTATAAAGCCCAGAAGGGTTTTCGCCCATGACTGTAGTATTTTGATTACGAACTATCACCTGACCACTGGAGCCTCGACCAAATGTCACCGAAGATAAAGAGGCTCCCTCAGATACTAATAAATTATTCCCATCAATTAAGAGATTACCAGCCGTTCCTTTTCCATAGGTACTAGTGGCAATGGAAGTTACACCAGTAGGATTAAGAGGTGAAAAACCTGATACCTCTATATCTGCTGCTTTTATCTGAATGTTGCCACTGTTAGCAGATCCAAAAGTGACAGTATTTATTGCTGAACCTTCTTGGAGTGTCAAAAAGGGAGTGATGATACTAATATTGGCGCTGGTACCCGTTCCCAAGGCTTCCGAGCGAATCCAACTGCGAATTTTAGCATCGGGTGTGGTGCCAATTATAGCGATCGCTTCTGATGCTTGCAAATGAATATCTCCACTGGGTAGGTTGCCATAATTCTTGGAAAAAATCAATGAACCATCAGTAAAGTTGATATTTCTGCCCTGAAGTTGAACTGCACCGGAGTTAAACCCACTCACATCTAATAGAGATTTTTGCGTCAGTTGAATATCGGCAAAACTTTGTCCCTGCTCATACTCCAATTTATAGCCTTGGGTAGTTGGTACTAAACTAACTAATCCTGCACCACCTAAACTACCTAATGCTATTTGCCCTGTTTCAGTGATTAAGGTAGCGCCATTCAAATTGATATTACCACCCACTAGTGCCAGGGTTTTGCCAGACTGTACTTGCAATTTTGTTGAGCTAGGATTCCTAATTAAAGGAGCAAAACTATTGTTAGTATCTAAGCTATGTCCTGTACCTTGGACTTGTATCGGTGAGGGATGATTACCCATTTGCAGTCCAATAGGAACACTCATAGTCAATAATGTATTTGTTTGTGGACTAACCGCACTAAATTCAGTTCCATCGGCAAACTTGATACTATTTGCAGTTGTCGCTATAAAGGAACCACTAATATTCAAACTGGCATTTTTACTAAAAATAATCCCTGCTGGGTTAAGTAAAAATAAATTGGCATTGGCGTTAATGCTGCCATCAATGTAAGAAACACTATTGCCAGTGACGCGACTAAAAATGTTTTGGATATTGCCACTATAACTGAAGGTGACAGAGCCGTTGCTGGGAATAGAAAATTGGCTGAAGCTATGAAATAAGTTCTTGTCAACAACAGTACCGCCCGTAATGGTGTAACTATTACTGCCAGTCACAATGGTATTGAGAGTACCATCAGGTATGACTTCCGCTTGAAC encodes the following:
- a CDS encoding SdrD B-like domain-containing protein — its product is MSLTNELLQALKSTLPDNNVNIVVAYPGSGGDGPSYVDLTITNGNFLNGLYDTYCIDANQTIVPGQTYQAQVYSSYDDPLPTGIIDKPQNLDEINWLINQKFVGQTSSGGFGAYTSGDLQVAIWTLLENSFSSGILSTVGAYNQNRVNELVNTALQNGAGFVPGISQNGIPQDIAIIVVPVNQAGTNVAQSTINILKTAALGDFVWEDLNANGIQDGNEAGVEGVTVTLIGGGKDGVIGTADDTTVTTTTDANGSYLFPLLLPGVEYQVTFSNLPTGFVFTPSNQGNDTTDSDADPLTGQTQIIKLNPHEFNRTIDAGIYRKASLGDFVFNDANNNGIQDTGEVGVGAVKVELINPSNGNVIATTTTDGSGGYQFSNLTPGNYQVRFTAPTGYVFSAANQGNDDALDSDANPSTGITQTVTLTSGEFNGTLDAGLVALASLGNFVFEDKNANGIQDAGESGISNATVNLLNAAGNVIATTTTDGNGLYSFTNLQPGDYRVQFVQPNGFNGISPQNVGGNDAIDSDGLTSDTVNLSPGENDTTVDAGFYKTAALGDFVFNDANNNGIQDTGEVGVGAVKVELINPSNGNVIATTTTDGSGGYQFSGLIPGTTKSDSQPRQVTYSQQPTKAMMTH
- a CDS encoding beta strand repeat-containing protein; protein product: MKVSFISLGLIGAIFLSIICNRSVQAEVIPDGTLNTIVTGSNSYTITGGTVVDKNLFHSFSQFSIPSNGSVTFSYSGNIQNIFSRVTGNSVSYIDGSINANANLFLLNPAGIIFSKNASLNISGSFIATTANSIKFADGTEFSAVSPQTNTLLTMSVPIGLQMGNHPSPIQVQGTGHSLDTNNSFAPLIRNPSSTKLQVQSGKTLALVGGNINLNGATLITETGQIALGSLGGAGLVSLVPTTQGYKLEYEQGQSFADIQLTQKSLLDVSGFNSGAVQLQGRNINFTDGSLIFSKNYGNLPSGDIHLQASEAIAIIGTTPDAKIRSWIRSEALGTGTSANISIITPFLTLQEGSAINTVTFGSANSGNIQIKAADIEVSGFSPLNPTGVTSIATSTYGKGTAGNLLIDGNNLLVSEGASLSSVTFGRGSSGQVIVRNQNTTVMGENPSGLYSSISLTSFATGNTQDLIIDTGKLQILNGGSIGSSVFFQGNAGNVQINAREAIAISGSSSNNNSNINSSAVRLSPQLRQLFVLPDILTANAGNVSINTPKLTLTDNGTVSVTSQGTGNAGNLHINADQIQLKNQALIQAQTESGNGGDINLQVGSLLLMRDRSKITATAGGTGNGGNININAPIIVGLEDSDIIANAVRGRGGNIQIITQGIIGLEYRPQLTPENDITASSQFGVNGTVQVNNVGVDPNSGLVELPANVSDPSQQIASGCADTNGSSFVATGRGGVPQNPTQEVRSDRTWSDTRDISAFHTPKPAQTQIPKSPETLVQATGVYRRNDGTIELVANKSSIPLPTQLTCKAVPQ